The genomic DNA GGATTCAGCTGAGGATTTACAGACTTAAAAACTTGATTTAAACTGATACCTCATCCCTGTCTAcagctatctgaaaggaggttgtagcgaggtgggtgttgggctcttctccccagtgacaggcaataggatgagaggagagGGCCTCAGGTTGCTCCAGGgcagattcagattagacatcaggaaaattcttcacagaaaaggttctcaggcactgagAATAGGGCACTGGCACCGCTgccctggggaggtggttgaatcaccatccctggagggatttaaaagatgcctacatgaagtgctcagggatatggtttagtagtggacaggtacagtagGACTgaatgatctcaaaagtcttttccaactgagtgattctatggttctatgaataaataaatccttttaCCTCTCAGGAAAAAGGCAGTACAGACCGTGTCTGGCAGCGTGGTGGGAAGCTGGGCTCCCTCCTGTGCTGCACAAACTGGGGTAAAATACTAAGtgctttctggtttgtttggttttttgtttatttggttggggtgttttgggttttttggggtttttttttgagcaggGCAAATCCATCCAGGCAACACTGAAAAAGAAGCCAATTTTCCCCTTCTGGCAAGAGCTGAGTTCTGTTACTTACTCTTGTTTTTCTCAAAGGGCAGGGCCCCTTTGGGCTTCAAGAAACTCATACACCCTGTTATGGCAACACTGggtgtgtttttaaaatgactCAGCTATTCTGAGATAATGCTTACATGTCTGACCTCTACTCTGCTAATCAATTACCTCCTCCTAATAGAAAGTGTGGTAAACAATTAAAATGGTCTTATTCAAAGCTTTCTGATTCATTACTAGGAAATTAGGTTGTTACAGTTTCACAGTAGATGgaagtgctgcttttctgtccCTTCAAGCGCTTTCCTTACACCCATTCAGCTTCCTGCTCTTGTCTCCAGCTGAACCTGATGGCAGCGAGAGTGGCACCAATGGGAACAAAGCCCTTTCAGGTGCCACTCGCTTGGAGGCAGAGGGTTTCTTCCTGCCTTATGAAGGCAATGATCCAAAATAGTGACAAAAGCTATCTTAAAAGTTAGCAGGTGTAACAAAGACTAGCAGGAGgaagttttaaataaatgaaagagtATTGAGCAGGCTGAGTAAGAAAGGTCTTGGGCTCCACTTGACGGCATTTCTGTTGAGTTGAGACTTGTGAACACCGCGTCTCATTAGCTGTGATTACAGGGATTCATGAGAGTTTGGCAAGCAGAACACCGGGAATCTAGGAGGGTGAGATGAAGGCGGGTAGGATAATTTTCCTTGCAGCTAGTTAACATTTCTGACGGCTTCAGATATCCAAACTTGCTTAAAGATGTAAGGAGTTGATGGCAACTAGCAGCTAAGAGGGGAGGGAATCattagaaaaagggagaaacGGGGGCAGATATTCTCTAGAAGAGGAGGATATGTGGGACTGATGTAGAAAAACAGACAAGCAGTGGATGCTAAGAGGGAACTAGCTGTTTGCAGTAACAGTGGAAAGAGCATAGGACTGTAGATATGACAGACACAAGGTACTGAAAGGACAATGTCTCCAAGCCACAGAAGCATCCAAATGTACTAAAGTAGCAGTATTTTTATTAAGGTTTCCTACTGAGTCCATCTGTTCCTCTCTGGAATTACAGAAATAGAACTGGGCCGTTTTATAATCCCTAAGGAATAATTCGGGACTCTCAGGCCTACCCTCAGCATAGAGTTGCTCCCTGTAGTGAGATGTTTTCATCCCTGCTGGTCTCGCCACCAAAGTTCAGGTGTGAGAGCCTGTGTGGGGATGTGCCCTTCCGTGAGCCCCCAGGCTGCTCCATCAGCCCCAGCCTGCTTTACCCCAGAAGCCAGCTTCTCTGGGGAATGCTGAAAAGATGAAGATTAACAAAGCCGGGAGGCTTTTATCTATGCTGCAGAGTTCCTGCTGGTGTGCCTGCGCTGGGATCTTTAACTTTTCCTGCTGGCACAGCTGATTTTCAGCCTGGAATCCTGTCACTGTACTTGTGCTGGCGCAGCTGTATCTGGTCTGGagctgttgctttgtttttcagcttgccgcagccccagcagccagaAGGTAAATAAATCCCTTGGCCCTCAGCGCCGAATAAGCGCGATATAAAATGCCTTTCTGACTGGCAGGCTCGACCCTGTTAGGCAGGGCTGCCTTTGGAACAGGAGCAGACTTAGGGTCCGCTCCCCTGCACCAGTGGGGCACAGGCTGGTAAGGAGGCAGAAGAGGCAAAAGCAAAAGAGGCAGAGCAAAAGAGAATGATTTTTCAGTGCAGTGAGTTCCTGCTGCCCATAATCCTCTGTACTCTCAGCATATTTCAACGTCCTGCCTTAATGAGGGAAGtaaatttaactgaaaaaataacCCCGCAAATCAGGCAGCCTATGCTCCAAAGCTGAAATAGCTGCTGAAAAcatcctgtttttttcccacaaaGCTGCACTGAGAGTTAAGAAACAGCCCGTTGAGGATTGTGCAATCCGAGTTCAAAGCTGGATGACTCAGGGGCAGCAGCAAGTGGGGTGGAGCTGGCTGCCGATTTTGCCCCAGTGTCTCAAGTCAGCCCGGGGGGGTCCTTGGAGTGAGTACAACTGACCAGCCAAGGAATCGGTGAGGTGAGAAGctgtaaacaggaaaaaaacacaaacagctCAAGTCCCAAGTGTTTTTAACTACAAAACCAGTGCACTAATGCTTGAAAGTGTTTTGCCTTCCCTCTGAAAGCCGAAGTTTCTAGTCTGTGTCGGTACCGCTCAGTCCTGCGCATTGAGACCTCATGAGAAGTAGTTTGTGATGAAAATGTGCTCACAGAGCCATTTAAGGAGTGAAGATTCAcctgcagagggacctgaactACTGGGCAGTAAGAGGGCAGGGCAGGTGAAATTTGGCAGAGGCTCAATCCTAATTCCAGACGTTCAGCAGCAGGCCTCGAGCAAGGTCCAGGAAGCCCTTTGGCAAGGTATTTCTGTTCTGTGCTGCCCTCACACTCTGCCAAGCTCGTTACACACCGGATGAGACGTGGCACTGGTTCACACTTTGCAGAACTTGCAAACACTGTTAGCCCATCGCGCTGCCCCAGGTCTGTGTTTGAATTTCAGCCCGACTGCACTAACGCTCCAGCAGTTGGAGTCAGCCCCTGCGAGCACCCCAGGCTGAATAGGTAACGCGGCTGCCGTGTTTCACCCACATCGCCCGGATTTATCAAGCCACAGCCTTAAGAAAgtacacatttttttgttttattcagagAATCCCAGAAAGCTACTGAGACTCACGGATGCTTTCCCCGGCATAGCTTCCCAAACATTCCCATGCAACTTTTGAAAACATCAGGTACACTTCAAGAATTTGGAAGATGCACCCTCATAAGCAAAACCTGCACGAGACATTGGGATTtctgccagagcagcagcaccctGCAAGGAAAACAGGCAGGGGGGGTGCAGTGAACTAAGCAGGAAGCACCGGGGCTAGGCAGCGAATGCTGCAGCGCTTGACTTTATTGGGTAACATTCTGGGGAACCTTCTGCAGAAGCAATTCAATATCATCCTGGATCTTGATGGTTTCAAAATGCCGGCTGTAGCGCTTGAAGGGCACGCCGTCGGGGCCGATGAGGAACTTCTCAAAGTTCCAGGAGATGTCGTTGCGGCAGACGGGGGACCAGATGATGTACTGGGGGTTGGTCATCAGCGAGGAAGGATCGTCGTGCGGGAAGGGCAAAGCCTCTTTCAGGAGGGTAAAGAGTGGGTGTGCGTTCTTCCCATTCACCTCACACTTCTCGAACATGAGGAAATTTGGCTTGTACCCATTCCCAGGACGAACGTACTCTAGCGAAGCCAGGATCTCCTCGTTCGTAGCATTTTCCtagggaaataaaaacaaagatatCCCGAGCCCAGCCCATGAGAGCCCAGCCAGGATGGGCATCCGTTCCCCTGCTCCCCAACTTCCCATGCCCCATTCCCTCACTCCCCCTAACGCCTTAACCAGCTCCTCCActttctgctccctgctcccccactttcccctccccattcccCAGCTCCCTGTTCCCCATCTCCTTGCTACCCCCTTGCTCCGTTTCCTTATTCTCTGCTCCCCACTCCCCGTTCtgttcctcctttcttcctccgcTCCTCTATtcctccatctctcctctcttctcccctttccctgttCTCATTCCCccattcctctgctttctctcccttctccccatccctctttccccattcccctcctctctcctccctctttcccctctccccattccttccctcccctcttctcccctttctcctctccgtgttttcttctcttctttcccctctctcccctctccccgtttccttctcttctttttccctctccctcactCTCCTCTCCCcgtttccttctcttcttttccctctccctcactCTCCTCTCCCCGTCCTTCTTTCCCCATTCCCTcactcttctccctctctcccctctcctcccctcttccttctctcctctccccattcccttctctcttctcttcccctctcccttgtccctctttccccaatccctctcttctccctctctcccctccctattcccttctctctcctcttcccctctctctctctcctctcccttgtccctctttccccaatccctctcttctccctctctcccctccctattcccttctctctcctcttcccctctcctttttcccctctcccttgtCCCTCTTTCCCTgttccctctcttctccctctcccctcccctctccccattctcttctctctcctcttccccctcccttttaCCTCTCCCcattcctcccctttccctctctcccctcctctctcccgTCCCTCCTTCCTCgttccctctcccttctccttctccccactcctctcccccttcctcccctctcccccgtCCCCGGTACCTGGTGCCCGAACTGGTTGCAGGGGAAGCCGAGGACGCGCAGCCCGCGGGGCCCGTAGCGGCGCTGGAGCTCGCTGAGCTGCAGGAAGTCGCGGGCCGTGGTCCCTCACAGCGACGCCACGTTGGCCACGAGCAGCACGTGCCCGCGCAGCGACCCCAGCGACAGCGGCTCCGCCGCGCCCAGCGGCCGCGCCGACAGCGCCCACAGCCCCGCGCTCGCCATGGCCCCGACCCCCCGGACCCGGCGGGACACGCGGGGAacgcggcgggggcggcgacGGGGCGGAGCCGCGGGGAACGGGGCggggacggggagggggggggatgGGCACCGGGAACCGAGAGAATGGGAACGGCCAACTCGCACACAGGGGACTCGCACTGGACAGTCACGCGAGAATGCAAACCGGGAATTCGCCCAGGGAACGCA from Phaenicophaeus curvirostris isolate KB17595 chromosome 11, BPBGC_Pcur_1.0, whole genome shotgun sequence includes the following:
- the GPX1 gene encoding glutathione peroxidase 1, yielding MASAGLWALSARPLGAAEPLSLGSLRGHVLLVANVASLUGTTARDFLQLSELQRRYGPRGLRVLGFPCNQFGHQENATNEEILASLEYVRPGNGYKPNFLMFEKCEVNGKNAHPLFTLLKEALPFPHDDPSSLMTNPQYIIWSPVCRNDISWNFEKFLIGPDGVPFKRYSRHFETIKIQDDIELLLQKVPQNVTQ